From a region of the Lactuca sativa cultivar Salinas chromosome 4, Lsat_Salinas_v11, whole genome shotgun sequence genome:
- the LOC111914661 gene encoding remorin 4.1 isoform X1: protein MDYEKITKSPPQGSGGGGLSPAKLRNMLKKKKKQGEDELESSTFSLGSQASEIDDSGDCLENYKDVDVVSVLPDHTPDTLLPEPDNDDRSKDHDGDLDYESGIDKVNISVPVSLSPFEFQKSERSSHRKKPLAPFSKAPPSKWDDAQKWIASPTSTRPKNDSKKNSHVNHGNRQPITKVVLEVPVPVQVPVPVPDQRLIPYEEPDTKQMDSYSSKSVLMIEDTAAVNLSRHDSSVSIQNTTFVPPPSTARSVSMRDMGTEMTPIASQEPSRTGTPVRATTPSRSPSSSRPATPERITNLSNLGLEGGSNRELSEKELQIKTRREIKALGTQLGKTNIAAWASKEEEDKDASSSLKVLASEKSGKTAIEMRAAAWEDAEKAKYMARFKREEVKIEAWENHQKAKTEAEMRRIEVEVERMRGGAHDRLMNKLAAARHKAEEKRAAAEAKRNREAARAEEQAGYIRKTGRIPSSFSCYRCCF, encoded by the exons ATGGACTACGAGAAGATAACCAAAAGCCCACCACAG GGAAGTGGGGGAGGAGGTCTGTCTCCTGCGAAGTTGAGGAATAtgttgaagaaaaagaagaaacaagGGGAAGATGAACTCGAGTCAAGTACTTTCTCTTTGGGATCTCAAGCTTCTGAGATTGACGACTCTG GTGATTGTTTAGAGAATTACAAAGATGTTGATGTTGTAAGTGTACTTCCCGATCATACGCCTGATACATTGTTACCAGAACCGGATAACGACGACAGATCGAAGGATCATGATGGTGATTTGGACTACGAGAGCGGGATCGATAAGGTAAATATATCAGTACCAGTATCATTATCACCCTTCGAGTTTCAGAAATCCGAACGTTCCTCACATAGAAAGAAGCCTCTAGCTCCATTCTCCAAAGCGCCACCATCAAAATGGGACGACGCCCAGAAATGGATAGCTAGCCCTACATCTACCCGTCCAAAAAACGATTCAAAGAAAAACAGTCATGTCAACCATGGAAACCGGCAACCAATCACGAAGGTGGTGCTGGAAGTTCCAGTTCCAGTTCAAGTTCCTGTTCCCGTTCCCGATCAAAGATTAATCCCTTACGAAGAGCCTGACACCAAACAGATGGATTCATACAGCAGCAAATCTGTACTCATGATTGAAGACACCGCAGCAGTTAATTTAAGTCGCCATGATTCTTCTGTATCGATCCAGAACACAACGTTTGTCCCTCCTCCTTCAACAGCCAGATCTGTATCAATGAGAGACATGGGGACTGAAATGACTCCGATTGCTAGCCAAGAGCCATCAAGAACAGGGACACCTGTAAGGGCCACGACTCCTAGTAGGAGTCCAAGTTCTTCACGACCTGCTACTCCAGAAAGAATCACCAATCTTTCAAATCTAGGTTTGGAAGGTGGTAGTAACAGAGAGTTATCTGAAAAGGAGTTGCAGATAAAAACTAGAAGAGAGATAAAGGCTCTTGGAACTCAGTTGGGGAAGACAAATATTGCTGCTTGGGCTAGcaaggaagaagaagataaagatgCATCTTCTTCTTTGAAAGTTTTGGCATCTGAAAAATCAGGTAAAACTGCAATTGAGATGCGTGCAGCTGCTTGGGAAGATGCTGAGAAAGCCAAGTATATGGCTAG GTTCAAACGTGAAGAGGTAAAAATAGAGGCATGGGAAAACCATCAAAAAGCAAAGACTGAAGCTGAAATGAGGAGAATTGAG GTAGAGGTAGAGCGGATGAGAGGTGGAGCACATGATCGATTGATGAATAAATTAGCAGCTGCAAGACACAAAGCTGAAGAGAAACGGGCTGCAGCAGAGGCTAAGAGAAACAGAGAAGCTGCAAGAGCAGAAGAACAAGCAGGGTATATTCGTAAAACTGGTCGAATACCATCTTCATTCTCATGTTATAGATGCTGCTTTTAA
- the LOC111914661 gene encoding remorin 4.1 isoform X2: MLKKKKKQGEDELESSTFSLGSQASEIDDSGDCLENYKDVDVVSVLPDHTPDTLLPEPDNDDRSKDHDGDLDYESGIDKVNISVPVSLSPFEFQKSERSSHRKKPLAPFSKAPPSKWDDAQKWIASPTSTRPKNDSKKNSHVNHGNRQPITKVVLEVPVPVQVPVPVPDQRLIPYEEPDTKQMDSYSSKSVLMIEDTAAVNLSRHDSSVSIQNTTFVPPPSTARSVSMRDMGTEMTPIASQEPSRTGTPVRATTPSRSPSSSRPATPERITNLSNLGLEGGSNRELSEKELQIKTRREIKALGTQLGKTNIAAWASKEEEDKDASSSLKVLASEKSGKTAIEMRAAAWEDAEKAKYMARFKREEVKIEAWENHQKAKTEAEMRRIEVEVERMRGGAHDRLMNKLAAARHKAEEKRAAAEAKRNREAARAEEQAGYIRKTGRIPSSFSCYRCCF; encoded by the exons AtgttgaagaaaaagaagaaacaagGGGAAGATGAACTCGAGTCAAGTACTTTCTCTTTGGGATCTCAAGCTTCTGAGATTGACGACTCTG GTGATTGTTTAGAGAATTACAAAGATGTTGATGTTGTAAGTGTACTTCCCGATCATACGCCTGATACATTGTTACCAGAACCGGATAACGACGACAGATCGAAGGATCATGATGGTGATTTGGACTACGAGAGCGGGATCGATAAGGTAAATATATCAGTACCAGTATCATTATCACCCTTCGAGTTTCAGAAATCCGAACGTTCCTCACATAGAAAGAAGCCTCTAGCTCCATTCTCCAAAGCGCCACCATCAAAATGGGACGACGCCCAGAAATGGATAGCTAGCCCTACATCTACCCGTCCAAAAAACGATTCAAAGAAAAACAGTCATGTCAACCATGGAAACCGGCAACCAATCACGAAGGTGGTGCTGGAAGTTCCAGTTCCAGTTCAAGTTCCTGTTCCCGTTCCCGATCAAAGATTAATCCCTTACGAAGAGCCTGACACCAAACAGATGGATTCATACAGCAGCAAATCTGTACTCATGATTGAAGACACCGCAGCAGTTAATTTAAGTCGCCATGATTCTTCTGTATCGATCCAGAACACAACGTTTGTCCCTCCTCCTTCAACAGCCAGATCTGTATCAATGAGAGACATGGGGACTGAAATGACTCCGATTGCTAGCCAAGAGCCATCAAGAACAGGGACACCTGTAAGGGCCACGACTCCTAGTAGGAGTCCAAGTTCTTCACGACCTGCTACTCCAGAAAGAATCACCAATCTTTCAAATCTAGGTTTGGAAGGTGGTAGTAACAGAGAGTTATCTGAAAAGGAGTTGCAGATAAAAACTAGAAGAGAGATAAAGGCTCTTGGAACTCAGTTGGGGAAGACAAATATTGCTGCTTGGGCTAGcaaggaagaagaagataaagatgCATCTTCTTCTTTGAAAGTTTTGGCATCTGAAAAATCAGGTAAAACTGCAATTGAGATGCGTGCAGCTGCTTGGGAAGATGCTGAGAAAGCCAAGTATATGGCTAG GTTCAAACGTGAAGAGGTAAAAATAGAGGCATGGGAAAACCATCAAAAAGCAAAGACTGAAGCTGAAATGAGGAGAATTGAG GTAGAGGTAGAGCGGATGAGAGGTGGAGCACATGATCGATTGATGAATAAATTAGCAGCTGCAAGACACAAAGCTGAAGAGAAACGGGCTGCAGCAGAGGCTAAGAGAAACAGAGAAGCTGCAAGAGCAGAAGAACAAGCAGGGTATATTCGTAAAACTGGTCGAATACCATCTTCATTCTCATGTTATAGATGCTGCTTTTAA